The following are encoded in a window of Flavobacterium psychrotrophum genomic DNA:
- a CDS encoding STAS domain-containing protein produces the protein MEKTTIEILKGNGGAILDLWITKQKEDEGYFNVDDQIDDSKELVESFLSSINTATLEDRNADAFEKVNEVLMGISVSRAKQGFSPRETALYMFGFKEALLEILSQNISEPAILYTDSLKISKIIDNMAVLTFEGFIKGREDVIMRQTDEITEISTPVIRVWDGIVALPIIGTLDSARTQVVMESLLQQIVETGSTIAILDISGVPAVDTLVAQHLIKTVSATRLLGAECIISGIRPEIAQIVVHLGIDLSGIMTKSTLASALQTAFHMLQIQVTKRK, from the coding sequence ATGGAAAAAACTACAATTGAGATTTTAAAAGGCAATGGCGGGGCTATCCTTGATTTATGGATAACTAAACAAAAGGAGGATGAAGGGTATTTTAATGTAGACGACCAGATTGATGATTCTAAAGAACTGGTAGAATCTTTTCTCAGTTCCATAAATACTGCCACACTTGAAGACAGAAATGCCGATGCCTTTGAAAAAGTTAACGAAGTACTTATGGGTATTTCCGTTTCGCGTGCTAAACAGGGCTTTTCGCCACGGGAAACCGCCCTTTATATGTTTGGATTCAAGGAAGCGCTTTTAGAAATCTTATCCCAGAATATTTCAGAACCTGCAATATTATATACTGATAGTCTTAAAATTAGTAAGATCATTGATAATATGGCAGTACTAACTTTTGAAGGCTTTATTAAAGGGCGTGAGGACGTGATTATGCGACAAACTGATGAAATTACCGAAATTTCAACCCCGGTAATAAGGGTTTGGGATGGTATTGTGGCCCTGCCTATTATTGGAACCCTTGACAGTGCCAGGACGCAGGTTGTTATGGAAAGCCTGTTACAACAGATAGTAGAAACTGGCAGCACTATAGCGATACTTGACATTTCCGGAGTTCCTGCAGTAGATACCCTTGTTGCACAACATCTTATTAAAACCGTTAGCGCCACGCGTCTTTTAGGTGCTGAGTGTATTATTAGCGGTATAAGGCCGGAAATTGCCCAGATAGTAGTGCATTTAGGAATCGACCTGTCAGGTATTATGACTAAATCTACATTGGCGAGCGCGCTGCAAACAGCTTTCCACATGTTGCAAATTCAGGTTACTAAAAGAAAATAA
- a CDS encoding L-histidine N(alpha)-methyltransferase produces MLQPENILCREDKNCKDSNDRFFADVLDGLQSIPKTLESKYFYDEKGDVLFQQIMGMPEYYLTRCELDIFKNQTRLLNGYIAADNSPFDLIELGAGDATKSSYLLKNLVETDTDFTYMPIDISGNILSVLNKRLTAEIPGLDIITLEGEYFDMLEQATHISARRKVLMFLGGNIGNMEKDEALSFCMKLREYLNPGDILLIGFDLKKHPQTILDAYNDKQGITAAFNLNLLTRINRELGANFDIQDFEHYQNYDPLTGACRSYLVSLKKQTVIIDDKVINFEKDEAIYMEVSQKFSKNDIAMMAEESGFYIGGAAYDNKGWFTDSIWIAK; encoded by the coding sequence ATGTTACAACCCGAAAATATACTGTGCCGTGAGGATAAAAACTGTAAGGATTCTAATGACCGTTTCTTTGCCGATGTTCTTGACGGACTTCAAAGCATTCCTAAAACATTAGAGTCAAAATACTTTTATGATGAGAAAGGAGATGTCCTGTTTCAACAAATAATGGGCATGCCTGAATATTATCTTACCCGGTGTGAACTGGATATTTTTAAAAACCAGACAAGATTATTAAATGGCTATATAGCGGCAGATAATTCACCTTTCGACCTTATTGAATTGGGCGCCGGCGATGCTACAAAGTCATCGTATTTGTTAAAAAATCTGGTCGAAACAGATACAGACTTTACCTATATGCCTATCGATATTTCCGGAAATATACTTTCTGTACTCAATAAACGATTAACTGCTGAAATACCTGGCCTGGATATCATAACCCTTGAAGGGGAATATTTCGATATGCTTGAGCAAGCCACACATATTTCTGCACGAAGAAAAGTCTTAATGTTTTTGGGAGGCAACATTGGCAACATGGAAAAAGACGAAGCCTTGTCGTTTTGCATGAAACTTAGGGAGTATTTAAATCCGGGTGATATTTTGCTGATTGGTTTTGACCTTAAAAAGCATCCGCAAACCATATTAGATGCTTATAATGATAAGCAGGGTATAACGGCAGCTTTTAACCTCAACCTCCTCACACGTATCAACCGCGAACTTGGCGCAAATTTCGATATTCAGGATTTTGAACACTATCAAAATTACGATCCGCTTACAGGCGCCTGCAGGAGCTATCTGGTCAGCCTTAAAAAGCAAACTGTGATTATTGATGATAAAGTAATTAACTTCGAAAAAGATGAAGCCATTTACATGGAAGTATCCCAAAAGTTTTCTAAAAATGATATAGCCATGATGGCAGAGGAGTCCGGCTTTTATATAGGCGGAGCTGCTTATGATAATAAAGGGTGGTTTACCGATTCAATATGGATTGCTAAATAA
- the egtB gene encoding ergothioneine biosynthesis protein EgtB: protein MENNTIHLLTPEKLLQRYNSVRNHTEVICKPLEIEDYVVQPIADVSPPKWHMGHTTWFFETFILLPNFKGYREFNPQYNFVFNSYYESVGARILRTDRGNLSRPSITDVYRYRAYVDEQMEVFLNKGLYDDKLLALIELGLNHEQQHQELLYSDIKYILGHNPLFPAYTDGNVFQESLVDDIKYVDINAGIYEIGYKGEGFCFDNELGRHKVYLDTFQIASSPVTNAEYLDFIINGGYTDFRHWHSEGWEWVKQTGTKAPLYWHEVDNQWKYYTLNGIKDVDLLKPVCHINFYEASAFASWKGMRLPTEAEWEVASGLFNWGERWEWTNSAYLPYPGFSKEPGAIGEYNGKFMVSQMVLRGASVATPAGHSRNTYRNFFHPKHQWQFTGIRLAK, encoded by the coding sequence ATGGAAAATAATACCATACACCTACTAACTCCTGAAAAGCTTTTACAGCGCTACAACAGCGTACGGAACCATACTGAGGTAATTTGTAAACCTCTGGAAATAGAAGACTATGTAGTACAACCCATTGCCGATGTGAGCCCTCCGAAATGGCACATGGGGCATACTACATGGTTTTTTGAAACCTTTATTCTTTTACCTAATTTCAAGGGGTACAGGGAATTTAATCCGCAATACAATTTTGTTTTCAACAGCTATTATGAAAGTGTCGGGGCACGTATTTTACGTACCGACCGGGGCAACCTCAGCCGTCCGTCAATTACTGATGTGTACCGATACAGGGCGTATGTAGATGAACAAATGGAAGTTTTTTTAAACAAGGGTCTTTATGATGATAAGCTTTTAGCATTGATTGAACTCGGCCTGAACCACGAACAGCAGCACCAGGAATTATTATATAGTGATATAAAATACATACTGGGGCACAACCCTCTTTTCCCTGCCTATACAGATGGAAATGTTTTTCAGGAATCGTTAGTAGACGACATAAAGTATGTTGACATTAATGCCGGGATATATGAAATAGGATATAAAGGTGAAGGCTTTTGTTTTGACAATGAGCTGGGCAGGCATAAGGTATATCTCGATACATTTCAGATAGCCAGCTCACCTGTAACCAATGCTGAATATCTTGATTTTATTATTAACGGCGGATATACTGATTTTCGTCATTGGCATTCGGAAGGCTGGGAATGGGTGAAGCAAACCGGAACCAAAGCGCCGCTATACTGGCATGAGGTTGATAACCAATGGAAATATTATACCCTAAATGGTATTAAGGATGTTGATCTTTTAAAACCCGTTTGCCATATTAATTTCTATGAAGCGTCTGCCTTTGCTTCCTGGAAAGGAATGCGCCTGCCAACCGAAGCCGAGTGGGAAGTAGCATCCGGGTTGTTTAACTGGGGCGAACGGTGGGAATGGACAAACAGTGCTTATCTGCCATACCCCGGGTTTAGTAAAGAACCGGGTGCTATTGGCGAATACAACGGTAAATTTATGGTAAGCCAAATGGTGTTGCGTGGTGCATCTGTAGCCACACCGGCGGGGCATAGCCGTAATACATATAGAAATTTTTTCCATCCGAAGCACCAATGGCAGTTTACCGGTATACGCCTGGCAAAATAA
- a CDS encoding MalY/PatB family protein — MEFNFDEITDRRNTNSIKWDAAPSSDILPMWVADMDFKAAPAIIEALQKRVTHGVFGYTQMPSRFYDAIINWWQTQHNFSLQKDWVIPTSGVIPALSAIIRSLVNKGGKVIIQPPVYNHFYTTLENCGCEVLENNLIYSDGNYSIDFNDLELKASNTDAKLLLLSNPHNPVGRVWTFDELQKIGDICLRHNVIVISDEIHADLTLRGFKHTPYASIGKKYANNSITLSSPSKAFNLAGLQVGYLFTENAGFREQIQKTLLVQEMELLSPFAIEALIAAYNDGTQWLDAVKVYLYDNYLYLKSFVEEQLPQLKVIPLQATYLVWLDCCNIPEPASTLTEKLLNEHKLWLNAGSMYGSVGAHFLRINIACPRQTLREGLGRLLKAFS; from the coding sequence ATGGAATTTAATTTTGATGAAATAACAGACCGAAGAAACACCAATTCTATAAAATGGGATGCTGCTCCCTCTTCTGATATACTGCCAATGTGGGTAGCCGATATGGATTTTAAAGCTGCCCCTGCAATTATAGAAGCGTTGCAAAAGCGTGTTACCCATGGTGTTTTTGGCTACACACAAATGCCTTCCCGTTTTTATGATGCTATTATTAACTGGTGGCAAACACAACACAATTTCAGCCTTCAAAAAGACTGGGTAATACCCACATCCGGTGTTATTCCTGCCCTATCTGCTATTATCCGGTCATTGGTAAATAAAGGTGGTAAAGTAATCATACAGCCACCCGTGTACAATCACTTTTACACAACGCTCGAAAACTGTGGCTGTGAGGTTTTGGAAAATAACCTAATTTACAGTGATGGCAATTATTCTATAGATTTTAACGACTTGGAATTAAAGGCTTCAAATACGGATGCAAAGTTACTTTTACTCAGCAATCCTCACAATCCGGTTGGGAGAGTATGGACGTTTGACGAATTACAGAAAATTGGAGATATATGCCTCAGGCATAATGTAATCGTAATTTCTGATGAAATACATGCCGACCTTACATTAAGGGGTTTCAAACATACACCTTATGCATCAATTGGTAAAAAATATGCTAATAATTCAATCACGTTAAGCTCACCCAGTAAAGCCTTTAATCTTGCAGGATTGCAGGTGGGATACCTCTTTACAGAAAATGCGGGCTTCAGGGAACAGATTCAAAAAACGCTGTTAGTTCAGGAAATGGAACTGCTTAGCCCTTTTGCTATTGAAGCACTTATTGCAGCTTATAACGACGGCACACAATGGCTTGATGCTGTAAAAGTATATCTATATGACAATTACCTATATCTAAAATCATTTGTTGAAGAACAACTGCCACAGCTTAAAGTTATACCGTTACAGGCTACTTACTTAGTGTGGCTTGACTGTTGTAATATCCCGGAACCAGCTTCAACACTAACCGAAAAATTATTAAATGAGCATAAGCTTTGGTTAAATGCTGGTAGTATGTATGGTAGTGTAGGAGCGCATTTCTTGAGGATTAATATCGCCTGCCCCCGTCAAACATTGAGGGAAGGGTTGGGCAGATTGCTCAAAGCTTTCAGTTAA
- a CDS encoding GNAT family N-acetyltransferase — MNDIILNQAGPEASIFLQQLGKRTFYETFAESNNEEIIQNYLEKSFSAEKIEHELSNPESYFFIAYEQDTPVGYLKLNTGKAQTELQGNSALEIERIYVLKDFHGKKVGQVLFEKALEISRQLNKEFIWLGVWEQNTKAVRFYEKNGFVAFDTHIFKMGDEEQTDILMKKTL; from the coding sequence ATGAATGATATTATTTTAAACCAAGCAGGGCCTGAAGCCAGTATCTTTTTACAGCAATTGGGTAAAAGGACTTTTTATGAAACATTTGCCGAAAGTAATAATGAGGAAATAATCCAAAACTACCTTGAAAAAAGTTTCAGTGCTGAAAAAATAGAACATGAGCTATCCAATCCTGAATCTTATTTCTTTATTGCTTATGAACAGGATACCCCGGTAGGCTACTTAAAACTAAACACAGGAAAAGCCCAGACAGAACTTCAGGGTAATAGTGCCCTTGAGATTGAGCGTATTTATGTGTTGAAGGATTTCCATGGAAAAAAGGTCGGACAAGTGCTTTTTGAAAAAGCACTGGAGATTTCAAGGCAGTTAAATAAAGAATTTATATGGCTGGGTGTATGGGAACAAAATACAAAGGCGGTACGTTTTTATGAAAAGAATGGCTTTGTTGCTTTTGACACACATATATTTAAAATGGGCGATGAGGAACAGACTGATATACTGATGAAAAAGACATTATAG
- a CDS encoding GNAT family N-acetyltransferase, whose translation MDYIIRDCKETDLDKLVILCEKHAAYERAAYLVEGKKERLQYALFSDNRQLNCLVVEVSGTIIGYATYTFDFSTWDAQKFIYLDCLYLEDEYRNYGIGAVLMDKVKQAGEANGCINMQWQTPDFNEKAIKFYKRIGGVGKEKMRFTLNLEQ comes from the coding sequence ATGGATTATATAATAAGAGATTGTAAAGAAACAGATTTGGACAAGCTGGTTATTTTATGCGAAAAACATGCGGCCTATGAAAGGGCAGCGTATCTGGTCGAAGGGAAAAAAGAAAGGCTTCAGTATGCCCTGTTTTCTGACAACCGCCAGTTGAATTGCCTGGTAGTTGAAGTATCAGGTACTATTATCGGGTATGCTACTTATACATTTGATTTTTCAACCTGGGATGCCCAGAAGTTTATTTACCTTGACTGCCTGTATCTTGAAGATGAGTACAGGAATTATGGCATAGGTGCGGTTCTTATGGATAAAGTCAAACAAGCAGGAGAAGCCAATGGTTGTATCAATATGCAATGGCAAACCCCCGATTTTAATGAAAAAGCCATAAAATTCTACAAGCGAATCGGTGGCGTAGGAAAAGAGAAAATGAGATTTACCTTGAACCTTGAACAGTAA
- a CDS encoding DMT family transporter yields the protein MPKKNIYLILLSLGTALWGISFSVTKLAVQESSLYIFLFYRFSLATVILCACFYKYFKETSSESLLGGVKLALPLTAGIMLQTLGLKYLPASQCTFIAGICVVMVPVLKWGVYKMSVSAKIWIASLVALAGLCIISVSDTFTINQGAIYTILGTFGFSMYLILVEKQATKGNIITTVVPMFAACTVLSLCFAVTEPAGSWVPANNNFWMAVIYCAVFTTAFMYTVSMMAQKYIPAERVAIIYLFEPVFGAIAAFFILNEDLSWRLFIGGGLILAATFVAELNIKNMGFRKGIRTNKIS from the coding sequence ATGCCTAAAAAAAATATATACCTAATCCTTTTGTCTTTGGGAACTGCCCTTTGGGGCATATCATTCTCAGTTACAAAACTCGCCGTGCAGGAGTCATCTCTCTATATCTTTTTATTTTATCGCTTTTCATTGGCTACCGTTATCCTATGCGCCTGTTTTTACAAGTATTTTAAAGAGACCAGTAGTGAAAGCCTGCTTGGAGGTGTAAAACTCGCCCTGCCGCTTACCGCCGGAATTATGCTTCAGACGTTAGGGCTCAAATATCTTCCGGCCTCACAATGCACCTTTATTGCAGGTATATGTGTGGTTATGGTTCCTGTGCTAAAATGGGGCGTGTATAAAATGAGCGTATCAGCTAAGATATGGATTGCATCGCTAGTCGCATTAGCCGGGTTATGTATCATTTCAGTTTCAGACACATTTACCATCAATCAGGGTGCTATTTACACAATCCTGGGGACTTTTGGTTTCAGTATGTACCTCATACTGGTCGAAAAGCAAGCTACTAAGGGCAATATTATTACAACAGTAGTGCCTATGTTTGCCGCATGCACTGTACTAAGTTTATGTTTTGCCGTGACTGAGCCTGCCGGAAGCTGGGTTCCTGCTAATAATAACTTTTGGATGGCTGTTATATATTGTGCTGTTTTTACCACAGCTTTTATGTATACGGTTTCAATGATGGCACAAAAATATATACCTGCAGAACGGGTTGCCATTATTTATCTTTTTGAACCTGTTTTTGGAGCTATAGCCGCTTTTTTTATATTAAACGAAGATTTGTCATGGCGGCTGTTTATCGGGGGCGGATTAATACTGGCTGCAACTTTTGTAGCGGAACTGAATATTAAAAATATGGGGTTTCGTAAAGGAATACGAACCAATAAAATAAGTTAA
- a CDS encoding LysR family transcriptional regulator — translation MDIQQLKYFLALAKELHFWNTAAKMNITQSALSRQIQSLESELGLQLFYRNKRSVKLTPAGKFLQDKWSEEINQLESMHRLARQIHLGEQGTIRIAHPDSISSSILPDFVSKVTNAFPKLQLELLQLPYESQEDYLKNYRIDLTFTRDITPSSNISSRKIHSENLCLAVPENHTFSALKHISPKNLEGQKFLLTTGDYNSSYNTLVTQVLKSYNVVPESYIRCEFGSTIMSMIKKGLGISILPQSYQLHEVAGIRFIPLPFMTDLYINWRKDDPNPILNNLLELA, via the coding sequence ATGGACATACAGCAATTAAAATATTTTCTTGCGTTGGCTAAGGAACTTCACTTTTGGAATACCGCCGCAAAAATGAACATCACCCAGTCAGCACTAAGCCGCCAGATACAGTCTTTAGAAAGCGAGCTGGGGCTACAGTTGTTTTACCGCAACAAGCGCAGCGTTAAACTCACCCCGGCGGGGAAATTCCTGCAAGACAAATGGAGTGAAGAGATAAATCAGCTCGAATCAATGCACAGGCTTGCCCGTCAAATACACTTGGGAGAGCAAGGAACTATCCGTATTGCCCACCCGGATTCTATATCTTCCTCTATTTTGCCCGACTTTGTTTCTAAAGTCACAAATGCTTTCCCAAAGCTTCAGTTAGAACTCCTCCAACTCCCTTATGAGAGTCAGGAAGACTACCTGAAGAACTACAGGATAGACCTGACTTTCACGAGAGATATTACACCATCATCAAATATCAGCAGCCGGAAAATTCACTCCGAAAATCTTTGCCTTGCTGTACCTGAAAACCATACTTTTAGTGCATTAAAACACATTAGCCCAAAAAATCTTGAAGGACAAAAATTTCTTCTGACCACCGGCGACTACAACAGCAGCTATAATACACTGGTTACACAGGTGCTCAAATCTTACAATGTAGTACCGGAAAGCTATATACGGTGCGAGTTTGGCTCTACCATCATGTCGATGATCAAAAAAGGGCTTGGCATATCAATATTGCCCCAGTCCTATCAACTCCATGAAGTTGCCGGTATACGCTTCATCCCTTTGCCTTTTATGACAGATTTATATATCAACTGGCGAAAAGATGACCCTAACCCGATATTGAACAATCTACTGGAACTGGCGTAG
- a CDS encoding GNAT family N-acetyltransferase, giving the protein MNIEYIVKPFDGLTIKELYKILRLRSEVFVVEQNCPYQDMDNKDLKGYHLMCYADGELAGYTRLLPQGISYQEASIGRVVIAPAYRGLKLGKQLMEESITACTSLFQNPAMRISAQAHLQGFYNSLGFEPVGEPYDEDGIPHIEMLLKQATPVPVDCSISG; this is encoded by the coding sequence ATGAACATTGAATATATCGTTAAGCCATTTGATGGACTTACTATTAAAGAGTTGTACAAAATTCTCCGCCTGCGTAGTGAAGTCTTTGTAGTAGAACAAAATTGTCCCTATCAGGATATGGACAATAAAGACCTGAAAGGCTATCACCTGATGTGTTATGCAGATGGAGAGCTTGCAGGTTATACCCGTTTATTACCGCAAGGTATATCGTATCAGGAAGCCTCTATTGGCAGGGTAGTAATTGCGCCTGCTTATCGTGGGCTTAAACTTGGAAAGCAGCTTATGGAAGAATCAATAACTGCCTGTACCAGCCTGTTTCAAAATCCGGCTATGCGCATCAGTGCCCAGGCACATCTACAAGGATTCTATAATTCTCTCGGGTTTGAACCCGTTGGAGAACCTTATGATGAAGACGGCATTCCGCATATAGAAATGCTCCTTAAGCAGGCTACGCCAGTTCCAGTAGATTGTTCAATATCGGGTTAG
- the istB gene encoding IS21-like element helper ATPase IstB — MNNETLDKMRQLRLYGMYDAFKTNLETSLKESLTPDQFIAFLIASEWDDRRNRNIERAIKAAGFRYKASLEEVDYAIDRGLDKNQFHRLAGLDFIKEHKDIFITGSTGTGKSYLATALGYQACQNSFKVMYVNTAKFMGQLKLAKAKGTLLAELKRIERVDLLILDDFGLQPFDPQSRLILLDIIEDRHQKRSTMLTSQIPVKQWYDIIGEKTIADAVLDRIVHHYLRLELYGESLRRRKSKSDNVFL; from the coding sequence ATGAATAATGAAACGTTAGACAAGATGCGCCAGTTGCGCTTATATGGCATGTATGATGCCTTTAAAACCAATCTGGAAACTTCCCTAAAAGAATCGCTTACACCAGACCAGTTCATAGCTTTTTTAATAGCCAGCGAATGGGATGACCGACGTAACCGAAATATAGAACGGGCCATTAAGGCAGCGGGCTTCCGTTACAAAGCTTCGTTGGAAGAGGTAGATTATGCTATTGACCGGGGTCTGGATAAAAACCAGTTCCACAGGCTTGCAGGCCTTGACTTTATAAAAGAACATAAGGATATATTTATTACCGGATCTACCGGTACAGGCAAAAGCTACCTCGCAACAGCACTGGGCTACCAGGCTTGCCAAAACAGCTTTAAAGTAATGTACGTCAACACCGCTAAATTTATGGGGCAGCTTAAACTAGCCAAGGCAAAAGGCACCTTACTGGCTGAACTTAAGCGTATAGAACGTGTAGACCTGCTGATACTCGACGACTTTGGACTGCAACCCTTCGACCCCCAGTCAAGGCTTATACTGCTTGATATTATAGAAGACCGCCACCAGAAACGCTCTACGATGCTTACTTCCCAAATACCGGTAAAGCAATGGTATGATATAATCGGTGAGAAAACCATAGCTGACGCAGTACTTGACCGTATTGTTCATCACTATTTAAGGCTGGAACTCTATGGTGAATCTTTAAGGAGAAGAAAATCTAAATCAGATAATGTATTTTTGTAA
- the istA gene encoding IS21 family transposase has product MNKLRQIIRLYCQGTGIKTIHGMVGTSRNTIKKYVRIWNGLDIDFEAFSAKSDSELSIIFTTPVAKIHSSPRMQELEPLLPELCKRLKKKGMTRELLYKEYLERYPDGYSRSSFNNAIHTYLQLARPVMHVEHKAGDKMYIDFAGSKLKVGQGEAARDVEVFVAILGCSQLTYVEAVDSQRKEDLILACQNALRYFGGVPKAIVPDNLRSAVTRGSKYEAVLNDEFAAFAEHYGVTIVPARVYKPRDKSLVEGAVKLIYRSIYTRLEGHSFDTLVSLNESILPALEMHNNKPFSGRSYSRREQFEEIEREALSALNPIDYQVHKQVMVTVMKNGYIRLGEDIHYYSVPYTYIGKKVKILYTTALVKVYYQYTMIACHERIRSKYHYTTNEDHLASQHRFLTEWSPEKFIQQAQAIHEDVALYISKVLELKPYPEQAYKSCSGILSFSRRVGAERLTNACRWAMNLSQYNYGDTAQAP; this is encoded by the coding sequence ATGAATAAATTAAGACAGATCATCCGCCTGTATTGCCAGGGGACGGGGATCAAAACAATCCACGGGATGGTGGGCACCTCCCGCAACACAATCAAGAAATATGTCCGCATCTGGAACGGTCTGGATATAGATTTTGAGGCCTTTAGCGCCAAAAGCGACAGCGAACTCTCTATCATTTTTACTACTCCTGTTGCCAAAATCCATAGCAGCCCACGTATGCAGGAGTTAGAGCCATTACTGCCTGAGCTATGTAAAAGGCTTAAAAAGAAAGGTATGACCAGGGAACTGCTCTATAAGGAATACCTTGAGAGATATCCAGATGGTTATAGCCGTTCCAGTTTTAATAATGCCATCCATACTTACCTGCAACTCGCCCGGCCAGTCATGCATGTGGAGCACAAGGCGGGCGATAAGATGTATATTGATTTTGCTGGCAGCAAGCTGAAGGTTGGCCAGGGTGAGGCTGCACGCGATGTAGAGGTTTTTGTTGCCATACTGGGCTGTAGCCAGCTTACCTACGTGGAAGCCGTGGATAGCCAGCGTAAAGAAGACCTGATCCTTGCCTGCCAAAATGCGTTGCGTTACTTTGGTGGTGTGCCAAAGGCCATCGTGCCGGACAACCTTCGTTCGGCAGTAACACGGGGCAGCAAATATGAAGCAGTGCTTAATGATGAATTTGCTGCTTTTGCTGAACACTACGGCGTTACTATAGTGCCTGCACGTGTTTATAAACCCCGTGACAAGTCTTTAGTAGAAGGTGCAGTAAAACTAATCTACCGCAGCATTTACACCCGTCTGGAAGGTCATAGCTTCGATACTCTTGTATCCCTTAACGAATCAATACTCCCAGCACTTGAAATGCATAATAACAAGCCTTTCTCCGGGCGCAGCTACTCCCGTAGGGAACAGTTCGAGGAGATAGAGCGCGAAGCCTTATCTGCTTTAAACCCTATTGATTATCAGGTTCACAAGCAGGTAATGGTTACCGTTATGAAAAACGGCTACATACGTCTGGGGGAAGACATACATTACTACAGCGTACCTTATACCTACATCGGCAAAAAGGTAAAGATACTTTACACAACGGCATTGGTAAAGGTTTATTATCAGTATACCATGATTGCCTGCCATGAGCGAATAAGGAGCAAATACCACTACACAACCAATGAAGACCACCTTGCCTCACAACACCGCTTCCTTACCGAATGGAGCCCCGAGAAGTTTATACAGCAGGCACAGGCCATACACGAGGATGTAGCTCTTTATATAAGCAAAGTACTGGAACTTAAACCCTATCCCGAGCAGGCTTATAAATCCTGTTCGGGTATCTTAAGCTTTTCAAGACGTGTAGGCGCCGAAAGGCTTACCAATGCCTGCCGTTGGGCAATGAACCTTAGCCAGTACAATTACGGAGATACTGCGCAAGCGCCTTGA
- a CDS encoding helix-turn-helix domain-containing protein gives MNKLRQIIRLYCQGTGIKTIHGMVGTSRNTIKKYVRIWNGLDIDFEAFSAKSDSELSIIFTTPVAKIHSSPRMQELEPLLPELDKPV, from the coding sequence ATGAATAAATTAAGACAGATCATCCGCCTGTATTGCCAGGGGACGGGGATCAAAACAATCCACGGGATGGTGGGCACCTCCCGCAACACAATCAAGAAATATGTCCGCATCTGGAACGGTCTGGATATAGATTTTGAGGCCTTTAGCGCCAAAAGCGACAGCGAACTCTCTATCATTTTTACTACTCCTGTTGCCAAAATCCATAGCAGCCCACGTATGCAGGAGTTAGAGCCATTACTGCCTGAGCTGGACAAACCAGTGTAA